In Helicobacter bilis, a genomic segment contains:
- a CDS encoding phospholipase D family protein: MPDFTTMLSVSLSLLGALLLCILVLLIFSACSPLTSMNHSVKTHYTPHYNSFKSPIAEPYKEELEQKKDGALIIADGSSALLHRLGFVQMATKTIDIQTYIYKNELTSRLLARELYEAANRGVKIRILIDDNGISSDFYDLMMLDNHENIEVRIFNPYFFRFGPMHAFEAIFNFSRINKRMHNKLFIFDDTALIMGGRNIADEYFENASVNFTDTDLLFIGNIAKDAKLNFEEFWNYKRSIPVNLFPSKRKLEKYRKKAKSPEEQAKQYNVGKADWEEYLSDMEVFKAKYKNKEFNMTWGEGTFLADSPEKIDKGNGPFTTPILEALSYNLSHAKESIVISSSYLVPGVAAMDIWRDFIQNRGITIKILTNSLASVDVIPVYSHWENYRDKLALMGVQVYEYPNLESKKARLKDKVKFYHSSKGKVSLHSKYMIIDSHTIAVGSFNLDYRSAMLNTESIVFFKNKELADQLHKITESQMQDSYKIVCDTNTQKCHWELKDENGVQKFSVSPNTSVWLRFYKTLAKIMPEKLL; the protein is encoded by the coding sequence ATGCCAGACTTTACTACAATGCTAAGCGTGAGTTTATCACTGCTTGGTGCGCTTTTGTTGTGTATCTTGGTCCTACTTATCTTTAGTGCGTGTTCGCCGCTAACTTCTATGAATCATAGTGTCAAAACACATTATACCCCCCATTATAATAGCTTTAAAAGCCCTATTGCAGAGCCATACAAAGAAGAGTTAGAGCAAAAAAAAGATGGCGCATTAATCATTGCTGATGGCTCAAGTGCGCTTTTACATAGACTAGGTTTCGTGCAGATGGCTACAAAAACCATTGACATTCAAACCTATATCTATAAAAATGAACTCACTTCAAGGCTACTTGCAAGAGAGCTTTATGAGGCGGCAAATCGCGGTGTAAAGATTAGAATCTTAATCGATGATAATGGAATCTCATCAGACTTTTATGACTTAATGATGCTTGATAATCATGAAAACATTGAAGTGAGAATCTTTAATCCATACTTTTTTCGCTTTGGTCCTATGCATGCATTTGAGGCGATATTTAACTTCAGTCGCATTAATAAACGCATGCATAATAAGCTTTTTATCTTTGATGATACCGCATTAATCATGGGTGGTAGAAACATTGCTGATGAATATTTTGAAAATGCAAGTGTGAATTTTACCGATACAGACTTATTATTTATCGGCAATATCGCAAAAGATGCGAAACTAAACTTTGAAGAATTTTGGAATTACAAAAGAAGTATCCCTGTAAATCTCTTCCCAAGTAAGAGAAAATTAGAAAAATATCGCAAAAAAGCAAAAAGCCCAGAAGAACAAGCCAAACAATATAATGTAGGTAAAGCTGATTGGGAAGAATACCTAAGCGATATGGAAGTGTTTAAAGCAAAATATAAAAATAAAGAATTTAACATGACTTGGGGTGAGGGCACATTCCTAGCAGACTCACCAGAAAAGATTGATAAAGGCAATGGTCCCTTTACAACACCTATCCTTGAAGCCCTATCTTATAATCTTAGCCATGCAAAAGAATCTATTGTCATCTCTTCATCATATCTTGTTCCGGGTGTCGCGGCTATGGATATATGGCGTGATTTTATACAAAATAGGGGGATTACCATTAAGATTCTTACAAACTCACTTGCCTCTGTTGATGTGATACCTGTGTATTCACATTGGGAAAATTATAGAGATAAACTTGCTTTGATGGGCGTGCAAGTCTATGAGTATCCAAACTTAGAATCTAAAAAGGCAAGGCTAAAGGATAAGGTAAAATTCTATCATTCATCAAAAGGTAAAGTAAGCCTTCACTCAAAATACATGATTATAGATTCTCACACCATTGCTGTGGGTAGCTTTAATCTTGATTATAGATCAGCTATGCTAAATACTGAAAGCATTGTATTTTTTAAAAACAAAGAGTTAGCAGACCAACTACATAAGATTACAGAATCTCAAATGCAAGATTCCTATAAAATCGTATGTGATACAAATACGCAAAAATGCCATTGGGAGCTAAAAGATGAAAATGGTGTGCAAAAATTCTCCGTCTCACCAAATACAAGCGTATGGCTTAGATTCTATAAAACATTGGCAAAGATTATGCCAGAAAAGCTTTTATGA
- a CDS encoding aminoacyl-histidine dipeptidase produces MSAISSFTQAILNIFYQLTTIPHGSFNTNEMAAFLESFAKSNGYAIKKDSVGNILAYKENTESRVCFQCHYDMVCVGLAAQNLALNLLQTKRRYNNIEQTWLKAQDSSLGADNGMGMAIMMYFMQQGIHAEFLFTNDEEVGMIGAKGLEIPIQSKILLNLDSEVLGEITISCAGGFDLNYQSEFITQEIPLNYHYYVLSSRNFAGGHSGLDINNPLPNYQNAILQSTYFLNTALNESEKDSLYVINWKGGEKRNSIPMHSKLIIASKQKLSIESNEFFVFEELKEEHNEMLDKTNEVFLQTPNGIEFKILYNLLLSLNIGVLDSIENAVQNSRSLSHISFANGNLSLAFMGRANTNDLLQDNLTQLKKILEKEQPKQKKESLQIKMSEYYAPWEKQDKSIASSSINKTLCETEEMKDSCSLKEILKAMCMSMQKHTEPFNITPKIVELHAGLECGILLKRFKDLGLSDIIALSIGPSINAPHSINEEVWIESAGVIVAILQDFMETI; encoded by the coding sequence ATGTCTGCAATAAGCTCTTTCACACAGGCAATACTAAATATTTTCTATCAATTAACGACAATCCCGCATGGTAGCTTTAATACAAACGAGATGGCAGCATTTTTAGAATCTTTTGCCAAATCAAATGGCTATGCAATAAAAAAAGATTCTGTTGGCAATATACTTGCATATAAAGAAAATACAGAATCTAGAGTATGTTTTCAATGTCATTATGATATGGTGTGCGTTGGACTTGCAGCACAAAATCTAGCGTTAAATCTTTTGCAAACAAAGAGAAGATACAACAATATCGAGCAAACTTGGCTAAAAGCTCAAGATTCTAGTCTTGGTGCTGATAATGGCATGGGTATGGCGATTATGATGTATTTCATGCAGCAGGGTATTCACGCAGAGTTTCTTTTCACAAATGATGAAGAGGTAGGCATGATAGGGGCAAAAGGGCTAGAGATTCCTATTCAATCTAAGATATTGCTTAATCTTGATTCTGAAGTCTTAGGTGAGATTACTATAAGCTGTGCGGGCGGCTTTGACCTAAATTATCAAAGTGAATTTATCACACAAGAGATTCCGCTAAATTATCATTATTATGTCCTATCTTCAAGGAATTTTGCCGGTGGTCATAGTGGATTAGATATTAATAATCCTTTGCCAAACTATCAAAATGCAATCCTGCAAAGCACATATTTTTTAAATACAGCCTTAAATGAGAGTGAAAAGGATTCCTTATATGTGATTAACTGGAAAGGTGGTGAGAAACGCAACTCAATCCCTATGCACTCAAAGCTAATCATCGCAAGTAAGCAAAAACTAAGTATAGAATCAAATGAATTTTTTGTATTTGAAGAGCTAAAAGAAGAGCATAATGAAATGCTTGATAAAACAAATGAAGTCTTTTTACAAACGCCAAATGGCATAGAGTTTAAGATTCTATACAATCTACTTTTAAGTTTAAATATAGGTGTGCTTGATAGTATAGAAAATGCGGTGCAAAACTCTCGTAGTCTCTCACATATCTCATTTGCAAATGGGAATCTATCTCTTGCTTTCATGGGTCGTGCTAATACAAATGATTTATTGCAAGATAACTTAACTCAACTAAAAAAGATTCTAGAAAAAGAGCAGCCAAAGCAAAAAAAAGAGAGTCTGCAAATAAAAATGAGTGAATATTATGCCCCATGGGAAAAGCAGGATAAAAGCATAGCATCTAGTAGCATAAATAAAACTTTATGTGAAACAGAAGAGATGAAAGATTCATGCAGTCTAAAAGAGATTCTAAAAGCAATGTGTATGAGTATGCAAAAACACACAGAGCCATTCAACATAACGCCAAAAATAGTAGAGTTACACGCAGGGCTTGAGTGTGGAATCTTACTCAAAAGATTTAAAGATTTGGGGCTATCTGATATCATTGCCTTAAGCATTGGTCCATCAATCAACGCACCACATTCTATCAATGAAGAAGTATGGATTGAGAGTGCTGGGGTTATAGTAGCGATCTTGCAAGATTTTATGGAAACGATATAA
- a CDS encoding ABC transporter ATP-binding protein translates to MSFIQLDSITKTYGKGKNTFQALHGVNLEIKKGEFVALMGPSGSGKSTMANILGCLDIATTGKYYFNGVDVFTLTRTQRALLRRHYMGFIFQGFNLLSRTSALENVELPLIYRGMHKRERQKIALEALDMVGLADWSHHSSGELSGGQCQRVAIARAIVMKPLFLLADEPTGNLDTKRSNEVMEILIRLNRDMNITILMVTHEPDMAQYTHRAIHFLDGNIHDEVIFQ, encoded by the coding sequence GTGAGTTTCATACAGCTAGATTCTATAACAAAGACTTATGGCAAGGGTAAAAATACTTTTCAAGCCCTACATGGTGTGAATTTAGAGATTAAAAAAGGTGAGTTTGTAGCCCTCATGGGTCCTTCTGGGTCAGGTAAATCCACAATGGCGAATATACTTGGCTGCCTTGATATTGCTACAACGGGCAAGTATTATTTCAATGGTGTTGATGTTTTTACGCTGACACGGACACAAAGGGCATTATTGCGGCGGCATTATATGGGATTTATCTTTCAAGGTTTTAATCTTTTATCAAGGACTTCTGCGCTTGAGAATGTGGAGTTACCGCTCATATATCGCGGTATGCACAAAAGAGAGCGGCAAAAAATCGCACTTGAAGCACTTGATATGGTGGGACTTGCGGACTGGTCGCATCATAGTAGCGGAGAGCTTAGCGGTGGGCAGTGTCAGCGTGTAGCCATAGCGCGTGCAATCGTTATGAAGCCTTTATTTTTACTCGCTGATGAGCCAACAGGTAATCTTGATACAAAAAGAAGTAATGAAGTTATGGAGATTCTAATACGACTAAATCGCGATATGAATATTACAATCCTTATGGTAACGCACGAGCCAGACATGGCACAATACACACACAGAGCAATTCACTTTTTAGATGGAAATATCCATGATGAAGTGATTTTTCAATAA